The DNA segment TGGCGCGAGCGAGCCCGTGCTGTTCGATGACCGTTGCCGCCACGTCGAGAATTCTGTCCCGGGTGGACATGGTGTTTCTCCTCGCGGGTTGTCAGGGGGCGGGGTGGGTGGCTTGGTCGCGCAGCCATTGCGCGGCCAGTGACGCGGCGGTGGCCGCTCCTCGGTTGTTCAGGTGGACGCCGTCCACGAGCACCGTGTAGCCGTTGGCCGTGCCGATGTCGTCCCAGCTCTGGCCGAGGTAGTAGTGCCGGGTGCCGGCCAGAGCCGCTGACAGGAGGGAGAAGTCGCTCGGCTGGGAGCCGCCTTCGGCGTGGATGATCGTGGTCAGGCGCTCGTTGAGGGGCAGGTAGCCCGCGTCGTATTCGGCGGCTACGTCCGCGATGACGGCGTTGAAGCGGGAGACGAGCCTGTTCTGGGGGTCGTCGAGGTCTTCGCCGAGTGGTTGCAGAGAGTAGAACGCGAACTCGGCCGTGGTTTCGGTGGCCAGCCGGTGTGCGATGGTGCCGAGGTCTTTCCGGTAGGTGTCGAGTGCCGGTTCGGTGTTGTCGGCGGCGCCGAGGACGTTGTTGGTGCCGATCAGCAGCATGACGGCGTCGGGTTTGGTCTCGATGATCTGGTCGAGGCGGTCGAGCAGGTCGGAGCTGGTGTTGCCGTTGATGCCCGCGTTGATGAACTGGTAACCGTGCTCCCCCATGCCGGTGCGCAGCAGTGAGACGAAGTCGGCCGAGCCGATGCCGTGTATGGAACTGGCGCCTGCCACGACGACGACGGGTCCGTCGGCGGTGCCGCCGTTGTCGAGGAAGTCCTGTGGGGTCAGTTCGGGTTCGCGCAGGAAGGTGAGGTAGGCCAGTGGTGCGAGCACGGCGGCGATGCCGAGCAACGGGATGAGCGTCCAGAGGAGAACGCGGCGGAGCCGGTGGCGCGGTGTCGTGTTGGGCGTGTCGGCGGGCGTGAGCATGGGCGAACCTCCAGGTGAGTGAGTACTCACCAACGTAGTGAGTACTCACTCACCTGGCGACGTGTTGGCGGTCACGCTCGCGCGCCGAGGAGCTCTCGGCTCAGTGCCGCAGGAGTCCCGCGAGCACGGTGGCGTGACTGTGCTCGACGTCTTTGGTCGCGGTCAGCAGCGTGAGCGCGTCGTCGGCGAGCAGGGTGCGCAACCGGGCGAGCGCGTGACGGCCCTCCGGGGTGTCGAGTTCCGCGCGGTAGCGCTCGCGGAACGCCTCGAATTTGGCGGGGTCGTGGCCGTACCAGGTGCGCAATTCGGTGGAGGGCGCGACGTCCTTGAGCCACTCGTGCATCGGCAGGTCCGATTTGCGGATGCCGCGCGGCCAGATCCGGTCGACGAGCACGCGGGTGCCGTCGTCGCGTTCGGCGTCGTCGTACACGCGGCGAACCTTGACGGGGTGTGCGCTCATCAGCTCAGGGTTTCGCAGGTGCCGGTCCCCCGCATCCCAGCATGTCGAGGTAGTGCGGGCTGTACATGATGCCGAGGATGTTGCCGAAGG comes from the Prauserella marina genome and includes:
- a CDS encoding DUF488 domain-containing protein is translated as MSAHPVKVRRVYDDAERDDGTRVLVDRIWPRGIRKSDLPMHEWLKDVAPSTELRTWYGHDPAKFEAFRERYRAELDTPEGRHALARLRTLLADDALTLLTATKDVEHSHATVLAGLLRH
- a CDS encoding SGNH/GDSL hydrolase family protein; amino-acid sequence: MLTPADTPNTTPRHRLRRVLLWTLIPLLGIAAVLAPLAYLTFLREPELTPQDFLDNGGTADGPVVVVAGASSIHGIGSADFVSLLRTGMGEHGYQFINAGINGNTSSDLLDRLDQIIETKPDAVMLLIGTNNVLGAADNTEPALDTYRKDLGTIAHRLATETTAEFAFYSLQPLGEDLDDPQNRLVSRFNAVIADVAAEYDAGYLPLNERLTTIIHAEGGSQPSDFSLLSAALAGTRHYYLGQSWDDIGTANGYTVLVDGVHLNNRGAATAASLAAQWLRDQATHPAP